A genomic segment from Arcobacter acticola encodes:
- a CDS encoding carbon-nitrogen hydrolase family protein, with protein MNLIALQIKTSPNFEENLIHLKELINSCEEDSLILAPELALSGFSYDRMIETSNFSLKAVEDIKALSVNKIIALTFITQKNDSFFNTLHIFHNQKIVHTQSKRQLFPLGNELEHFNAGNENDIKIIEINGIKIATLICFELRFPRLWEKVKGADIILNPSMWGLKRKDHYESISKALALVNQCFVIACNSADDNMAKGSAIISPFGNVIKDDFSEIIKTKFDFDEIKKTRKYIDIGLNQEL; from the coding sequence ATGAACTTAATTGCATTACAAATTAAAACAAGTCCTAATTTTGAAGAAAATCTAATACACTTAAAAGAGCTTATTAATTCATGTGAAGAAGATTCACTTATTTTAGCTCCTGAGTTAGCTTTAAGCGGGTTTTCTTATGACAGAATGATTGAAACTTCTAACTTTTCATTAAAGGCTGTAGAGGATATAAAAGCCCTTAGTGTTAATAAAATCATCGCTTTAACATTTATAACTCAAAAAAATGATAGTTTTTTTAATACTTTACATATTTTTCATAATCAAAAAATTGTTCATACACAATCTAAAAGGCAACTTTTCCCACTTGGAAATGAACTTGAACATTTTAATGCAGGTAATGAAAATGACATAAAAATCATAGAAATAAATGGAATTAAAATTGCTACATTAATATGCTTTGAACTTAGATTTCCAAGACTTTGGGAAAAGGTAAAAGGAGCTGATATTATATTAAATCCTTCCATGTGGGGATTAAAAAGAAAAGATCATTATGAATCTATTTCAAAAGCTTTAGCTTTAGTAAATCAGTGTTTTGTTATTGCTTGCAATAGTGCTGATGATAATATGGCAAAAGGAAGTGCAATTATTAGTCCATTTGGAAATGTGATAAAAGATGATTTTTCTGAAATAATTAAAACAAAATTTGATTTTGATGAGATTAAAAAAACAAGAAAGTATATCGATATTGGATTAAACCAAGAGCTTTGA
- a CDS encoding ISAs1 family transposase, which translates to MANRFREKLAEKRSKKGYKEIASKNRLLQLLGEIPDHRKGQGKLHKLEHILFLSVIAQLMGAVNYKEIWVWITKHIQDDKIKKLLGVEFIKTPGRSAIAEILAEVNYLELEKVFRIWINELVDTSNLPQLAVDGKVMNGSSVNAKQSTQVLNAVLANSGIILAHKKIVEKSNEVPALRELIDELDDSFIYTFDAMNSKKNT; encoded by the coding sequence ATGGCAAATAGATTTAGAGAGAAATTAGCAGAGAAAAGATCTAAAAAAGGTTATAAGGAAATAGCTTCTAAAAATAGATTATTGCAACTATTAGGTGAGATACCAGATCATAGAAAAGGTCAAGGTAAACTTCATAAATTGGAACATATTTTGTTTTTGTCAGTTATTGCACAATTAATGGGAGCAGTTAATTATAAAGAGATATGGGTATGGATTACAAAGCATATTCAAGATGATAAAATTAAAAAACTTTTAGGTGTAGAGTTTATAAAAACACCAGGAAGAAGTGCTATTGCAGAGATTTTAGCTGAAGTTAATTATCTAGAGTTAGAAAAAGTTTTTAGAATATGGATAAATGAATTGGTTGATACTTCTAATTTACCACAATTAGCTGTTGATGGTAAAGTTATGAATGGTAGTAGTGTAAATGCAAAACAATCAACACAAGTACTAAATGCAGTATTAGCAAATAGTGGAATAATATTAGCTCATAAAAAAATTGTAGAAAAATCAAATGAAGTACCCGCATTAAGAGAACTTATTGATGAATTAGATGATAGCTTTATATATACCTTTGATGCTATGAATAGTAAAAAAAACACTTGA
- a CDS encoding transglycosylase SLT domain-containing protein translates to MKLKVFLLILMFISNIFAADFDIKKLTQDEIETLKEIKREGQEHGLSYSLMAIAIKESSLGKYLVNVDTKDYGLYQAHLKTVIDRENVKDNSWNRNKFAMKLISDFKFATKNAIDELVYWQKIHKNDWSKVWSSYNGGWKYNSKAARDYSQEIASIIRELKKIDV, encoded by the coding sequence ATGAAATTGAAAGTTTTTTTACTTATTCTAATGTTTATATCAAATATTTTTGCAGCAGATTTTGACATTAAAAAATTAACTCAAGATGAAATTGAAACGCTAAAAGAAATCAAAAGAGAAGGTCAAGAACACGGACTTAGTTACTCTTTAATGGCTATAGCAATAAAAGAATCTAGCCTAGGTAAATACTTAGTTAATGTTGATACTAAAGATTATGGTTTATACCAAGCACATTTAAAAACAGTTATCGACAGAGAAAATGTAAAAGATAATTCATGGAATAGAAACAAATTTGCAATGAAATTAATTTCAGATTTTAAATTTGCAACTAAAAATGCAATAGACGAACTTGTATATTGGCAAAAAATTCATAAAAATGATTGGTCAAAAGTTTGGAGTAGTTACAACGGCGGTTGGAAATACAATAGTAAAGCTGCGCGTGATTATTCACAAGAAATAGCTTCAATAATACGAGAATTAAAAAAAATCGACGTATAA